Within the Glycine soja cultivar W05 chromosome 3, ASM419377v2, whole genome shotgun sequence genome, the region ATTGGGTTCATCAGTCTGGCAAGgccaaaatcagaaattttCGGCTCAAAATCTGCATCCAACAACATGCACTTCGAGCTAATGTTTCGGTGGATAATACAGGGATTGCAGCTATGATGAAGCCATGCTAAACCTTTGGCAGCTCCAATTGCAATTTTGAGCCTTGTAGTCCAGTCAAGGGTGCTCACACCATCAGCAGGATGAAGTTGGTCATGGAGGATTCCATTTGGCATATTTTTATAGACTAAAAGCCTCTCCCTTTTGGCCATGCAAAAACCTAAAAGAGGAACCAGATTGCGATGTTTGACAGTACCCAGCGTACCCATTTCAGACATAAATTGTTTTTCAGTGTACTGAGATTCTTGTAATCTCTTAACCATAAGTGTCGTGCCATCATCAAGGACAGCTTTGTAAACAGTTCCTGTTCTTCCTGTCCCAATCATATTGGTATTACTGAAGTTGTTAGTAGCCTTCATGATATCACTCAGTTTCATTTTTGGAATTGATTTCTCAAACATAGAAACCTGATGTCCATATCATATTAGTTAGACTTAGGCATAATATCCTCATTAGAATTCAATTGTGTGTAAATCATACAAACTAAGGCTCTTTAAATTTtacacaaattaatttttcagaaaatatattctacatttttttaactttgacaaCAAAAAATGTAGCAATGGGCAGCAGGAAAGGTGCTTGAAAAAGAACATGAAATGAATGCTTCTCTCTCTCTAATTATCAATTCAATAATGGATACATGTTATATACAAGAGTTAGTTCATAACTAACTGAACAAACAGTTACATTTTAACTGAAAACGGTTACAACAGAAAATGGGAGAGAAGGCTAATATCCCCCCTCAAACTGGAGAATGAATGTCATTCATACCCAGCTTGGAACAGATAAAACGAAAAGCACCAGGAGCTAAAGCTTTTGTGTAAACATCAGCAAGTTGTTGTTGTGAAGCAATGGGCAGGAGCTTGATCAATCCCGAAAGCAGCTTATCACGAACTATGTGACAATCTATTTCAATATGCTTGGTTCTTTCATGGAAGACAGGATTGACTGCAATGTGGAGACCTGATTTATTGTCACAAAACACTAAAGCAGGCTTATAAGTAATATCAAAATCATGAAGCAAATATGTGAGCCATTGAATTTCACAAGTTACAGAAGTGAGAGCACGGTATCCAGCTTCAAAGGAACTTCTGGAGACTATGGCTTGCTTTTTAGATTTCCAGGATATGAGTGATGACCCAAGATAAACAGAAAAACCAGTAATGGATTTCCTGGTGTCGACACAGCCAGCCCAATCAGAATCACTAAATGCCTTGAGTTGTAGTTCACTAGTAGAAGGGAAGAAAAGACCCAAACCAGGAGCAGCTTTAATGTAGCGAAGAATGCGATAAAGAGCTGTGTAATGTGCAGTAGTAGGAGAAGCAATGAACTGACTCAAGTGTTGTACAGCAAAGGTGATATCTGGTCTAGTATTTGTAAGATATATGAGCCTGCCAATTAAACATCTATATGAAGAGATTTGGGAGTCAGAAAGCATTGAACCAGAGGCTTGATGCAGTCTGGTATAGTAATCAAAAGGAGTAGATACAGGCTTGCAATGCAACATATCAGTATCAGTGAGAAGGTCCAAAGCATACTTTCTTTGGCAAATGTTAATACCTGAGGTGCCACGAGCAACTTCAAAGCCAAGGAAATATTTCAAATTGCCAAGGtctttgatcttaaaagtgTCATCCAATAATTTTGTAATGGAAGAGATAACAGAGAGGTCATTCCCACTTAGaacaatatcatcaacatagaccAATAATGCAGTGAATGAATTTGCTTTTTTCAAGGTAAAGAGAGAATAGTCAGCAACTGACTGTTTAAAGCCATGATGTGCAAGAAAAGTAGACAATCGAGCATACCATTGACGACTAGCTTGTTTCAAACCGTAAAGAGATCTTTGTAACTTACAAACCTGACCAGGTTTAGCAGATTTCATACCTGGAGGTAGAACCATATACACCTCTTCATGAAGACCACCATGAAGGAAAGCATTATTGACATCAAGCTGTCTGAGATACCAATTATTCAAAGCAGCTAATGTAAGCAAAAGACGGACTGTAGTAATTTTGGCTACTGGGGAAAATGTATCCAAATAGTCCAGACCTTCAATTTGGGTATAGCCCTTGGCAACCAAGCGAGCCTTATATCGTTCAATGGAGCCATCTGAATTATGTTTGATCTTGTACACCCATTTGCAACCAATCACATTTTTATGCTGAGGTAAATCAGTGAGCACCCATGTATTATTCCTCTCTAGAGCAGAAATTTCATCATGCATAGCTTGAACCCAAGAATCATGTTTACAGGCTTCATTATAAGACTTAGGCTCAGAATTAGCAGAGATATTAAGAATGAAGCTGTGATAAGATGAAGAGAGCTTGTTATAGGAAATCACAGAAGAAATAGGGTGTTTAGTGCCTGGATGATTGGTAATAGTGGCTGATGTGAAACTGGTTTGATAGTCAGTGTATTTGGTGGGTCTGGTTCGAATTCTGTCAGTTCTACGAGGAGTGGGTGCAGAGGAGGTGTGGTCAGTGTTTGGCTGGTCAATAGGTACAGGTTCAGATTGGGGAGGTAAAGGTGGAGGAGAAGGGGAATCTATAGGGAAAGAGAAAGCTTGTGGATTATGAGTAGTAGGAATAATGTTGATCAAGGTAGCAGCATGAAGTAAGGCATAGGACCAAAAAATATGTGGAAGGTTAGACTGAAACAAAAGGGCTCGGGTTACATTGAGTAAATGTTGGTGTTTTCTTTCAACAATCCCATTTTGCTGGGGAGTTTCCACACAGGTTGTTTGGTGAATAATTCCAGTGGCTTGGAAGAAATGACTCATGATAAATTCTGCACCATTATCTGAGCGAATGGTTTTAACTTTTGTGTCAAATTGTCTTTCAACAGACTTGATAAATCCTTGTAAAAGAGATTGAGTTTCAGCTTTAGAAGACGTCGGCAAAACCCAAACAAATCTAGTATGATCATCAACAATCGTAATAAAATACTTATGACCATGTATAGAAGTGGTTGAACAAGGACCCCAAATGTCAACATGTATTAAAGTAAAAGGGGAAAGAGAATGAGAACTGCTAATGGGAAAAATCAGTTTCTTTTGTTTGGCTTTATGACAAGCATCACAAATGATCTCtttgacaaaatttaaattggGATAATATTGTTTCATGGCTAACATTCTTTCATTGGATAAGTGTCCTAATCTGCAGTGCCATATATCAATGAGTATTTTAGTACAAGAATTGGCATAATTGGATGGGTTGAGGACAGCAAGGGGTGTACTGTTGTGATGGCCGGAGGTTGTCTTGAGTTTGTACAAACCAGATTCAACATCAATTGTACCAATCATCTTCTTGGTGGAGATTTCCTGTATCAGACATTTATTAGCCAAGAATATAAGCTGATAATGCATGGAATTAGTCAATTTGGAAATGAAGatcaaattgaaattgaaattaggTAGATACAACACATTAGTCAGAACAAGAAATTCTGAAATATGCACAGTCCCAAAATATCTAGCAATCAGTTGTTCTCCATTGGGAAGGCTAACGGTGATGGGAGGGATCTGTTTACATTCACTATATAGATCAAGGGAAGATGCAATGTGATCAGTAGCACCGGAGTCAAGAAGCCAAGTATTGAGGTCAGAATCATTGTTTATGTTGCAGATTATAGGTAAAACACTTCCTATAATAGAATCAGCTTTAGAAACTATACCAAGTTGATTGATATGGGTTGTctatgtagaagaagaagatccaTTGGTGGATGTCTGTTGCAGCAAACTCATTAGAGCTTGGTATTGCTATGATGTTAACTTCATCTCTGAATTTTTTCCTTCCTGGATTGCAGTAATTGTTGTTGGATTCTCATTATTCACTGGTTCTGTAGCTGTGTTATTGATGTTAGCACCAGGCACCTTGTACAAACGGTGTCCAGGTGGATATCCATGTTTCTTGAAACATTTTGTCTCAATGTGGCCATTGATACCGCAGTAATTGCACACTTTGGCATTTCTGTCAATATTGGAGCCTCTCCCATTACCAAGAAAAGTTCGACCTCCTCTTCCTCTATTTGATGAGAAATTACTTGGATAGCCATTCTTTTTACAACAATCTTCGACAGCATGTCCATTCTTTCCACAATAGCTACATAGATTCCTAGGATGTGAAGCATTAGCAGCATTAATCAAGCTGAGATTATTCATACTTACAGTCCCATTGAGTAGTCTTTCTTGTTGAGTAGCATATGAGAAAACTTTATTGATTGAGGGAAGAGGATCCATCATCAATATATTGGACTTGACATTGCTATATCGATCGTTCAATCCTCTCAAGAACTGCATAACTTGATCTTGTACCTTTCTTTGTTTCACAATTTCGAGAGCATCACATCAACATTTTTGAACACAACTACATTTTGGATCAGGTCAGTATGATTCTAATTCATCCCATATTACtcttaattttgtataatattcTGTGATAGAGACATCACCTTGTTTGATGGAAGCAACTTCCTGCTACAATTCAGAGATTCTCAACAAATCGCCTTGGGAATATCTTGATTTCAGATATCTCCAAATGTCGACGGCATTATCCAGCCATAATATGCTCTGTCTGATTGAAGGTGATACTAAATGTATCAACCACGAAACCACCATGTTATTGGAACGTTTCCATGCAGTATGAAGAACGTGATTGGGCGCTGGTTGTGGCAAAGAACCATCAATGAATTCCAGCTTATTTTTCGCACTGAGTGCAGTGGACATTGATCTGCACCATGAATTATAATTTGAGGGATCAAGAAGAGGAGAAACAAGGGCGGTTGATGGATTCTCGCTCGGATGCACATAATATGGACTATGAGGATTGAGTGAATCCTCTAATGCTGAAAGGACAGGTGAAGCCATGGGAGAATTGAAGCAGTGTTTATATCGGGGAATGTCAAGGAGAGTGCGCAGCAGAGCTCTTCAATTgaagagctctgataccatgtgaAAAGTATGGCACAACATACTCTGTAACAGAGGAAAGGTGCTTGAAAAAGAAGATGAAAGGAATGCTTCTCTCTCTCTAATTATCAATTCAATAATAGATACAGGTTATATACAAGAGTTAGTTCATAACTAACTGAACAAACAGTTACATCTTAACTGAAAACGGTTACAACAGAAAATGGGAGAGAAGGCTAATACTCCAGCGCTAAAGATTGGAACTGGCCCCATCAAAAGATTGTTGGATACAGAAAATGCCTTGATTCGTGAGAGAACACCAAATTGTGGAGGAATTTGACCAGTGAGTCGATTCTGATCAAGTTTAAGGGTATTAAGAAATGTACAATTTGCAAGACTCACAGGAATCTCCCTAGAAAATTCATTTGAAACTAGAATAACAGATGTTGCAAAAGGTATACGAGTGGCTATGTCTCCCGGAATGGTTCGAGAGAGTTTGTTAATTGAAAGGTCTAATCCACAAAAGATACATTTatagaaattataataaattatctttataaaattgtttaaataagtaaatttaCAATTCATAAATGTATCTTTTGTggatttttataattgttaaagattgactaaataaaaatgttaacaatTTGGTATGATTACATTTTTTGTcccactatttatttattttgttcaatttcatttcacatttaattaaaagttcaattagatctaatcatttttaaaagaatctcaATATAATTCTTTTCATACAATTTTGTTGTTAGAGTTTACTACTAATATTAATTTAGAATCGtccttaaaagataaaaaagaccGCATTTGGCAGAATGAATACCTAattcctcattttttttcaatgcgAAGTAGATATTACCCAAATAAATCCCCTCACCATTTTATCTATCTCACAAATATCAGTAGGAATCAAATAATCTTGCATAACATAAGTAGGTATAGatgataaaacaaattttacaagAGTAGTACGACCAACTCTATTTAAAAGCTTATTCTTCCAACCAGCCAATCTCCCCTTTCATTTTATCTAGAATGAAAGCAAAGTCATAATATAATTCTTAAGTCTCCCAGAAAGAATAGGAAAACCCAAGCATTTATCAATTCTTTGGGTTTGGGTATACTAGAATCAAATTAATCCTTCAACATAAGCACAATTTCTAGGAGCAAGAAATCTAGATTTG harbors:
- the LOC114405114 gene encoding probably inactive leucine-rich repeat receptor-like protein kinase At5g48380; the encoded protein is MKLSDIMKATNNFSNTNMIGTGRTGTVYKAVLDDGTTLMVKRLQESQYTEKQFMSEMGTLGTVKHRNLVPLLGFCMAKRERLLVYKNMPNGILHDQLHPADGVSTLDWTTRLKIAIGAAKGLAWLHHSCNPCIIHRNISSKCMLLDADFEPKISDFGLARLMNPIDTHLSTFVNGEFGDLGYVAPEYTRTLVATTKGDIYSFGTVLLELVTGERPTNVYKAPETFKGNLVEWITELTSNAEHHDAIDESLVSKDADSELFQFLKVVCNCVSPTPKERPTMFEVYQLLRAIGGRYNFTTEDEILVPTDIGDTDKMEEFIVAREGSY
- the LOC114405115 gene encoding uncharacterized protein LOC114405115, which translates into the protein MASPVLSALEDSLNPHSPYYVHPSENPSTALVSPLLDPSNYNSWCRSMSTALSAKNKLEFIDGSLPQPAPNHVLHTAWKRSNNMVVSWLIHLVSPSIRQSILWLDNAVDIWRYLKSRYSQGDLLRISEL